TCGCCAGCCTTCTTATTCTTTTAAGAGAGTAAAAGTTTTTAAAGAGAAGGATGAGAATTAATTGGACGATTTAACTTCAACAAATAAAATGAAGACCATCACTTGGCCTGTTTTGACCCTAATGGCTTTATGTACAGTTATCGGTTTAGACGATATCATGTACAACTTTCAAAACCAAGGGATGCCTGTTATCACCTCTTGGATTATCATGTGTTTACTTTATGTCACACCTTATTCACTAATGGTAGGGCAACTAGGTTCTACTTTTGATAAAGAAGGCGGCGGACTTTCTTCATGGGTACGTGGTACTGACGGTGAATTCTTAGGTTACTTCACGGCTTGGACTTATTGGGCTGCTTCCATTCCTTATGCAGTTGACTCTGCCAATGAAATTATCGTTGACTTGGGTTGGGCTGTAACTGGAACTAAAGACTTTCAAGATAAGATCCCAACTTCACTGTTTGCTATTTTAACTTTTGTAGTGTTTATTGTTTTCATCATCGTCGAACACCACTTTTCTAACTCAATGGAATTTCTTTCCACGATTGGTGGTGGATTGATGATTATCATGGTTATCTTATTCGTGATTTTAGCCTTCTTCGGCTTGGTTAAATCTGGTGGCCATATGGCAACCAAAAACTTTGGCTTCCATTCAATTGTGCCTAACTTCAACTTACACTACTGGTCAACAGTTGGTATGTTGATTTACGCCATGAATGGTTGTGAATTGGTTGCACCATACGTAACCAAGATGAAAAAACCTAAAACTGATTTTCCTAAAGCCATGATTGCTTTAGCCGTAATGACTGCCTTCTTGACTATCTTAGGTTCATTTGCCCTAGGTATTTACTTCGATGCCAACCATATTCCTAATGACTTGAAGATGAATGGTGCTTACTACCTCTTCGATATGTTAGGTAAACAATTCGGCATGGGCCACTTCTTGCTTTACTTCTGGGCTTGGACATCATTGTTCTTCAACTGTGCTTTGGTTGCCGTCTTACTTGACGCAATGACCAGAATGTTGATTTCAGATACTGGCGACAAGTACATGCCTAAATTCTTGCGCAAAAAAGACAAGAACGGCTTACCAGTTAACGGTTATATCCTAACCGTTGCTCTTTCATCATTCATTATGATCTTAGGTATTTTCTTACCTGATATGAATGATATTTTCAATTGGTTATTAAACCTTAACTCAATTATTTCACCAGGTGTAACCTGCTGGATCTTCTACTCATTTATGCGGGTTAGAAAAAACGCCAAGAAGTATCCATCAAAATATGTTTACATTAAGAATGATAAGATTGCCTGGCTAGTTGGTCTTGCACTTTTAATCGTAACTGCTGTCGCCAATATTTTGGGCTTTGCACCACAAGATGTTAAGCAAGGAACTGGCTTATGGTGGTATGAATTAATCATTAATATCGTTGCCGTAGTTGTCTTAATTGGTTTGGGTGCTATCTTACCAGGTATTAGACGTCGTGAAGTTGAATACGGTGTTGCTTTTGATAAAGCTCAATGGATTTGGATGGGAATCTTGATTATCGGTTCAATCATCTTAGATATTTGGTTAGGTAGCACAAAATTACCGATGAGAATTGCTTTGATTGTTATCGAAGCAGTTGTTGCTTTGATTTTGACTTGGTTAGTTGGCCGAAGAAAGCCAGCTAATGCTACGAAATAATAAATTATTCTATTCAAAAAGGAAGGCACGCACCTTCCTTTTTCTTATACATATTTTTTCAAAAATTCACTTACACGACGTTGATATTCTCTAGGGTATGTCTCAAAAGAACGAGCATGTTTTGCCTTTTTAGCAATCCACAACTGTTTTGGTCCTTTAGCTGCCTTGTAGTTTGCATAAACCATTTTCGTCGGCACAAACGGATCTTTCCCACCATGAATAAACAACATTGGCTTATTGTTTTTCTCGACAGAATTAACCGCCGAAGCATCCCCTAAATAAAAGCCTAGATTTGCTTTAGCAATAACACTCAATCCATTCACAAAAAATGGACCAACTGGACCGGGCAAATGATAAATATCCTTAGCTTCATGCAAAAATTCATCCCTAACACTAGTATAGCCACAATCTTCAATATAAGCCTTAACCTGGCTCGGCATCTTAATACCACTTGCCATCATCGTCGTGGCTCCACCCATGCTGACACCGAAGATGACAATCTTCTGCTTTTTGCCTTCCTCAGCAATCAACTTTCTCACCCATTTACGCACATCATACTTTTCAGGCCAACCATAGCCAATATATTTTCCCTGACTTTGCCCATGTGCACGCGCGTCTGGCATCAACACGTTATAACCCATTTGATGGAACATTGCTGCATACGGTCCCATCGTATCCTTGTTATTGGTAAAGCCGTGCAACAAAACAACCGTCTTATCAGAATTTTTCTTCGGAATATAATTTGCATCTAGCCGATAATCACCAGTATTAGACTTAATATACCATCTCTGTTTTTTAGCATCTTCATACCAGCGCTTCTTCTCCGCTAACGGATCTTTTTTATTTTTACTCGAGTATTTATTCAAAACAGCTTTTTTACCAGGCACAAAGGCCACATTGAAAAAATATGCTTCTCCTACTCCAATGAACGCAACTAATACAGCAACGATAATTTCAATCGTCACCCAAAATCTCTTTATGTGTTTTCTATTCAAAATGTCAACTCCTATATAAAACAGATAGAATTAATTATACGCTTTTGAATTTTATATGGTATATTGACATTTTTATCAAAATATTGTTCAGCCCTGTACACAAAACTTCTAATTTTAGAATAAAAAGATGATGAGATCTGCTGTCTCATCATCTTTTTAACTAGTATAGCTTTAATCTAAATCTGCACCATTTGAAGCAATAACTTTCTTGTACCAGTAGTAAGAATCCTTTGGCATTCTATCTAAAGTACCTTTACCTTCATCATCACGATCAACATAGATAAAACCGTAACGCTTAGACATTTGACCGGTACCAGCTGATACTTCATCAATACAGCCCCAAGTAGTGTAGGCACGGACATCAACGCCATCTTCGATCGCACGATTCATTGCCTTAATGTGCATTCTAAGGTAATCAATGCGGTAATCGTCATGAATCTTACCATCATCACTAATCTTATCAACGGCACCTAGACCATTTTCAACTACCATCATTGGGATTTCGTAACGGTCATACATAACTTCAAGGTAGTATTGCAAGCCATCTGGATCAGTTGCCCAACCCCATTCTGAATACTTAAGGTATGGATTCTTAGCACCAGCGGCGAAGTTACCACCAACCTTATCTTTTACTTCATGAGTTGTGATAACGTTGCTCATGTAGTAAGAAAAGGTGTACATATCAACTTT
This is a stretch of genomic DNA from Lactobacillus crispatus. It encodes these proteins:
- a CDS encoding APC family permease — translated: MDDLTSTNKMKTITWPVLTLMALCTVIGLDDIMYNFQNQGMPVITSWIIMCLLYVTPYSLMVGQLGSTFDKEGGGLSSWVRGTDGEFLGYFTAWTYWAASIPYAVDSANEIIVDLGWAVTGTKDFQDKIPTSLFAILTFVVFIVFIIVEHHFSNSMEFLSTIGGGLMIIMVILFVILAFFGLVKSGGHMATKNFGFHSIVPNFNLHYWSTVGMLIYAMNGCELVAPYVTKMKKPKTDFPKAMIALAVMTAFLTILGSFALGIYFDANHIPNDLKMNGAYYLFDMLGKQFGMGHFLLYFWAWTSLFFNCALVAVLLDAMTRMLISDTGDKYMPKFLRKKDKNGLPVNGYILTVALSSFIMILGIFLPDMNDIFNWLLNLNSIISPGVTCWIFYSFMRVRKNAKKYPSKYVYIKNDKIAWLVGLALLIVTAVANILGFAPQDVKQGTGLWWYELIINIVAVVVLIGLGAILPGIRRREVEYGVAFDKAQWIWMGILIIGSIILDIWLGSTKLPMRIALIVIEAVVALILTWLVGRRKPANATK
- a CDS encoding alpha/beta hydrolase, whose translation is MNRKHIKRFWVTIEIIVAVLVAFIGVGEAYFFNVAFVPGKKAVLNKYSSKNKKDPLAEKKRWYEDAKKQRWYIKSNTGDYRLDANYIPKKNSDKTVVLLHGFTNNKDTMGPYAAMFHQMGYNVLMPDARAHGQSQGKYIGYGWPEKYDVRKWVRKLIAEEGKKQKIVIFGVSMGGATTMMASGIKMPSQVKAYIEDCGYTSVRDEFLHEAKDIYHLPGPVGPFFVNGLSVIAKANLGFYLGDASAVNSVEKNNKPMLFIHGGKDPFVPTKMVYANYKAAKGPKQLWIAKKAKHARSFETYPREYQRRVSEFLKKYV